In one Nostoc cf. commune SO-36 genomic region, the following are encoded:
- a CDS encoding plasmid pRiA4b ORF-3 family protein: MSNLFSLIPDQIRDKLPLTEDKKELLQQQTISQNTPGTILRDFQTILEFLQPNGVEVSSTYHQLSLKYLQQLNSQLSYPIDINLKRPVQKSYPYIHGLYFLLRASGLSQVITEGKKSKLVLDPKILQIWQGLNYTEQYFTLLESWLVWGESELLGDQRDMFDQAYRCLLFWNNLPSSGLKINNYSEQDKLVYYPGFHNLALLHLFGLIELTSGKPQASKGWCFTHVNPKGWGNALMAVLTESRSNIQVEDYATFRLDFRIAFDNLKPYLQPYFPEWSQTLVIAEGGFTEGVYIFKATLQNAWRRIAIPSYFNLDEVTSAIVQAFDFDPEHLYRFIHKDRLGRTLEFNHPVVEIPPDTCDFRLGDLSLEVGSHLQFIFDLLQEWEFDLYVEKIEPANDKMKKPKILEFHGEPPAQYGEEEESWE, from the coding sequence ATGAGTAACCTATTTTCCCTCATTCCAGATCAAATCCGAGATAAACTACCACTGACGGAAGATAAAAAAGAACTACTTCAACAGCAAACTATTAGTCAAAATACTCCAGGAACAATTCTGCGGGATTTTCAAACTATTTTAGAATTTCTCCAACCCAACGGCGTTGAAGTTAGTAGCACTTATCACCAATTATCCCTTAAATATCTCCAACAACTTAACTCACAATTGAGTTATCCCATAGATATTAACCTCAAACGTCCTGTACAAAAATCCTATCCTTATATTCACGGTCTTTATTTCCTTCTCCGCGCCTCTGGACTGTCTCAAGTTATTACCGAAGGTAAAAAGAGCAAGTTAGTTTTAGACCCAAAAATTCTGCAAATTTGGCAAGGATTAAACTACACAGAACAATATTTCACACTGTTAGAATCTTGGTTAGTTTGGGGAGAAAGCGAACTCTTAGGCGACCAAAGAGATATGTTTGACCAAGCATATCGCTGTTTATTATTTTGGAACAATCTCCCATCATCAGGATTAAAAATTAATAATTACTCAGAACAAGATAAATTAGTTTATTATCCTGGTTTCCACAATCTCGCTCTCTTACATTTATTTGGATTAATTGAACTGACATCAGGAAAACCACAAGCCTCTAAAGGCTGGTGTTTTACTCATGTAAACCCCAAGGGTTGGGGTAATGCTCTCATGGCTGTACTAACAGAAAGTCGCTCAAATATCCAAGTAGAAGATTACGCCACTTTTCGGTTAGATTTTCGCATAGCTTTTGACAATTTAAAACCTTATCTCCAACCCTATTTCCCGGAATGGTCACAAACATTAGTGATTGCAGAAGGCGGTTTTACTGAGGGTGTTTATATATTTAAAGCCACTTTACAGAATGCTTGGCGACGGATTGCTATTCCTAGTTACTTTAATTTGGATGAAGTAACCTCTGCAATTGTGCAAGCATTTGATTTTGACCCAGAACACCTTTACAGATTTATTCACAAAGACCGTTTAGGAAGAACTTTGGAATTTAATCATCCTGTTGTCGAAATTCCCCCTGATACCTGCGATTTTCGTTTAGGCGATTTATCCTTAGAGGTAGGTAGTCATTTACAATTTATCTTTGATTTACTGCAAGAATGGGAATTTGATTTATATGTAGAGAAAATTGAACCAGCTAATGACAAAATGAAAAAGCCTAAGATTCTTGAATTTCATGGTGAACCGCCAGCGCAGTATGGTGAAGAAGAAGAAAGCTGGGAATAG
- a CDS encoding glutathione S-transferase family protein, with product MNRTLYYHQQSNFSRKIRIFLIEKNLDCEFLEINLANKPPEFLEISPIGQVPVFVDQDGTVIWDSTLIAEYLDETYPQPSFYPSAPHIRLECRKWEQLADTLGDNIISLWVLDFMGDLAPAYYRKKYETLINRLLPIFDGQLRSAKYLLEGETWTAADVAALCSLGYYSFRLNEDWLLQYPYLRDWFNRLHERESVKSTIPKKIPT from the coding sequence ATGAATAGAACGTTATATTATCATCAGCAATCAAACTTTTCTCGGAAAATCCGAATATTTTTAATAGAGAAAAATTTAGATTGTGAATTCCTTGAAATTAATTTAGCCAATAAACCCCCTGAATTCCTTGAAATTTCTCCTATTGGTCAAGTCCCTGTGTTTGTAGATCAAGATGGCACGGTAATTTGGGACTCTACATTGATTGCGGAGTATCTAGACGAAACTTATCCACAGCCTAGCTTCTACCCAAGCGCTCCTCACATACGGCTTGAGTGCCGCAAATGGGAACAACTAGCAGATACTTTAGGCGACAATATTATCAGTTTATGGGTACTAGATTTTATGGGTGATCTAGCTCCTGCTTATTATCGAAAAAAATATGAAACATTAATTAATCGCCTTTTACCAATCTTTGATGGACAACTGCGTTCAGCTAAATATTTGTTAGAGGGTGAAACATGGACAGCAGCAGATGTGGCAGCGTTATGTTCCCTCGGTTACTACAGCTTTCGCTTAAATGAAGACTGGCTTCTTCAGTATCCTTATTTGAGAGACTGGTTTAATAGATTACACGAGCGTGAATCAGTCAAATCAACTATTCCAAAAAAGATCCCTACTTAG
- a CDS encoding DUF5674 family protein: MVLIIKERATLEQVEQMLQTLGLYIKIAVDIERGILAGGGEKHAYCEAALLEDGSRQRDIWGADWTPFNQSIAYESIINIRPSQNNRSMVIQDPAIQERVKKITQELIGGYEPEFR, encoded by the coding sequence TTGGTACTGATTATCAAAGAAAGGGCGACGCTAGAACAGGTTGAGCAAATGCTGCAAACTTTGGGACTTTATATCAAAATAGCAGTAGACATAGAAAGAGGTATTTTAGCGGGGGGAGGGGAAAAACACGCCTACTGTGAAGCAGCATTGCTTGAAGACGGTAGTAGACAGCGAGATATCTGGGGTGCGGATTGGACTCCCTTTAACCAATCAATCGCCTATGAATCGATTATTAACATACGTCCAAGCCAAAATAATCGCTCAATGGTAATTCAAGACCCAGCGATTCAAGAACGTGTTAAAAAAATAACTCAGGAGTTAATTGGTGGATATGAACCAGAATTTAGATGA
- a CDS encoding NERD domain-containing protein: MSERFIATELTGEPGEKAEQIVWEAICQAFKQKAEQEECLAYWQYPLFPPKFSNVLRRPDILIAEKELGLIVIEVKGIKIDDLQAIQGDDWLMKPGFYSPSIHPYKQAEKQLKAVTGHFILIDDLWNQVLGRAMVALPYITRKQWQEKSFTQIAAKVPIIFGDELAPKDLLKIIRNSSLVIPGNQLNKTQWKNLELVISGRPVPIIPINPPSPELYLKQAAIDKLNKYLYEIDIKQEHIGKTIPPGVQRFSGIAGSGKTVLLCQKAANMHLKHPDWDIALIFFT, from the coding sequence ATGTCAGAAAGATTTATCGCTACAGAGTTAACGGGAGAACCTGGAGAAAAAGCTGAACAAATAGTTTGGGAGGCTATATGTCAAGCTTTTAAACAAAAAGCAGAACAAGAAGAGTGTTTAGCTTATTGGCAATATCCACTGTTCCCTCCAAAATTTAGTAATGTTCTTAGACGGCCTGACATTTTGATAGCTGAGAAAGAATTGGGCTTGATAGTTATTGAAGTCAAAGGAATCAAGATTGATGATTTACAGGCAATTCAGGGAGATGATTGGCTAATGAAGCCAGGATTTTATTCTCCAAGTATTCATCCTTACAAACAAGCTGAAAAACAGTTAAAAGCAGTTACGGGTCATTTTATTTTAATAGATGACTTATGGAATCAAGTTTTAGGAAGAGCAATGGTTGCTCTTCCTTATATTACAAGGAAACAGTGGCAGGAGAAAAGTTTTACTCAGATTGCAGCTAAAGTTCCTATCATTTTTGGAGATGAACTAGCTCCAAAGGATTTACTTAAAATAATTCGTAATAGCTCTCTAGTTATTCCAGGAAATCAATTGAACAAAACACAATGGAAGAATTTAGAGTTGGTTATTAGCGGACGACCAGTACCAATAATCCCCATTAATCCACCATCACCTGAGCTTTATCTTAAACAGGCTGCTATTGATAAATTAAACAAATATCTGTATGAAATAGATATAAAGCAAGAACATATAGGAAAAACAATTCCTCCTGGTGTTCAAAGGTTCTCAGGGATCGCAGGTTCAGGAAAAACAGTACTGCTCTGTCAAAAAGCTGCAAATATGCACCTCAAACATCCTGATTGGGATATAGCTTTAATATTCTTTACCTGA
- a CDS encoding IS4 family transposase — translation MIPLFYQKHLKSQLSLAEYLFLQILVNILQSIKNVNLERLANGIPLPIKFESRRKRIQRFLSLPNLTIEKIWFPIIKEWLSIYFTNEKIIYVAIDRTNWSRINLFMVSVIWDKRAFPIYFKLLPKLGSSNIDEQQKLLSQVSPLFHNYKICVLGDREFCSVKLAKYLQSLGVYFCLRLKKNEFVEVEKDIFQELNSLGLEPGVSFFIQGVKVTKTRGFMSFNVACKWKRKINGVAPKEGWFILTNFEALKLAISAYKQRFDIEEMFRDFKKGGYNLEDTNVTDERFISLVLLIAIAYSSATIQGQQIKRKGIQKYIARIKEHGRTERRHSSFYIGLYGQNWVNFKDVCMDLVTELMKLNRNKCKYYQQGLRAMKLIESVL, via the coding sequence ATGATACCTTTATTCTATCAAAAGCACTTAAAAAGTCAATTGAGTCTAGCAGAATACCTGTTTCTCCAAATTTTGGTGAACATCTTACAGTCAATTAAAAATGTGAATTTAGAAAGGTTAGCGAATGGGATACCTTTGCCAATTAAATTTGAGAGTAGAAGAAAAAGAATACAAAGATTTCTCTCATTACCAAATTTAACAATTGAAAAAATTTGGTTTCCCATTATAAAAGAATGGTTATCAATATATTTTACTAATGAAAAAATAATTTATGTAGCAATTGATAGAACTAATTGGAGTCGGATAAATTTGTTTATGGTGAGTGTCATTTGGGATAAAAGAGCATTTCCAATCTATTTTAAATTATTGCCCAAATTAGGGAGTAGTAACATAGATGAGCAACAAAAACTATTGTCTCAAGTAAGTCCACTTTTTCACAACTATAAAATATGTGTATTAGGTGATAGAGAATTTTGTTCTGTAAAACTCGCTAAGTACCTTCAATCATTGGGTGTATACTTTTGCTTGCGATTAAAAAAGAACGAATTTGTAGAGGTTGAAAAAGATATTTTTCAGGAATTAAACAGTCTGGGATTAGAACCAGGAGTATCATTTTTTATTCAAGGTGTAAAGGTAACAAAGACTCGCGGTTTTATGAGCTTTAACGTTGCTTGTAAATGGAAACGTAAAATTAACGGAGTAGCACCGAAAGAAGGATGGTTCATCTTAACGAATTTTGAGGCGTTAAAATTGGCTATTTCTGCCTATAAACAAAGATTTGATATTGAAGAAATGTTTAGAGATTTCAAGAAGGGAGGCTATAATTTAGAGGATACTAATGTAACTGATGAACGCTTTATTTCTCTAGTTTTATTGATAGCAATTGCTTACTCTTCTGCAACAATTCAGGGTCAACAAATCAAACGTAAAGGAATACAAAAATATATTGCTCGGATCAAAGAACATGGTCGAACGGAACGGAGACATAGTAGTTTTTATATCGGCTTATATGGTCAAAATTGGGTCAATTTCAAGGATGTTTGTATGGATTTAGTCACGGAATTAATGAAATTAAATCGCAATAAATGTAAGTATTATCAACAAGGTCTAAGAGCTATGAAGCTTATAGAGTCTGTCTTGTAG
- a CDS encoding DEAD/DEAH box helicase: protein MFDAILIDEGMDLVVDSDEIKFEGKQPIFWLAWQTLRPVTPEKQEQRRLIWTYDMAQSLDALKVPTAKELFGQELGTSMLKGQYPGGIKKSEVMSRCYRTPGPILTMAHGIGMGLLRKEGMLTGLTTKKEWQDIGYEVTGDFRKIGQVLVISRPSENSCNPISSIWTESPLIKFETYKNREEELKVLANQVKANLEYDLLKPSHDILVIVLGNSQDAQILEQKVAKTLISHNVEIFIPSALESNILNPIFPNTNANNFWYEGAVTVSRIHRAKGNEANMVYIVGLDNIASNESDIKLRNQLFVALTRSRAWVNLSGVDGNHPFYEELRKVMESGNSFQFEYYPPKVDIGETIDIR, encoded by the coding sequence ATGTTTGATGCAATTTTGATTGACGAAGGTATGGATTTAGTTGTAGATAGCGATGAAATTAAATTTGAAGGTAAGCAACCTATCTTCTGGTTAGCATGGCAGACATTAAGACCTGTAACTCCTGAAAAACAAGAACAAAGGCGTTTAATCTGGACTTATGACATGGCTCAAAGTCTAGATGCCCTTAAAGTTCCGACAGCTAAAGAATTATTTGGGCAAGAACTAGGAACTTCCATGCTGAAAGGGCAGTATCCTGGTGGGATAAAAAAGAGTGAAGTAATGTCTCGTTGCTATCGGACTCCCGGCCCTATTCTTACAATGGCTCATGGAATTGGAATGGGTTTGCTAAGAAAAGAAGGTATGTTAACAGGGCTGACCACTAAAAAAGAATGGCAAGATATAGGATATGAAGTAACAGGTGACTTCCGAAAAATTGGACAAGTTCTTGTTATATCTCGTCCTTCTGAGAATTCTTGTAATCCAATATCATCTATATGGACAGAATCACCACTGATAAAATTTGAAACTTACAAAAATAGAGAAGAAGAATTAAAAGTATTAGCCAATCAAGTTAAAGCTAATCTAGAATATGACCTTCTAAAACCTAGCCATGACATTCTAGTAATTGTTTTGGGAAATAGCCAAGATGCTCAAATCTTAGAACAAAAAGTAGCAAAAACATTAATATCTCATAATGTAGAGATTTTTATTCCTAGCGCACTAGAGTCTAATATTTTGAATCCAATTTTTCCAAATACTAATGCGAATAACTTTTGGTATGAAGGTGCAGTCACAGTATCTCGTATTCACAGAGCAAAAGGCAATGAAGCAAATATGGTTTACATTGTTGGTTTAGACAATATTGCTAGTAATGAAAGTGATATTAAACTGAGAAACCAACTGTTCGTTGCATTAACTCGCTCTCGTGCTTGGGTAAATTTAAGTGGTGTTGATGGGAATCATCCTTTCTACGAAGAATTGAGAAAAGTAATGGAAAGTGGTAATAGCTTCCAATTTGAATACTATCCTCCAAAAGTAGATATTGGAGAAACAATAGATATAAGGTAA
- a CDS encoding YciI family protein, with protein sequence MSKLFAVVVATVPEYYDYKLAHPEHDQNQLAWFNEQHEKGTLLCCGPFFPHDGTGLWVIQAENLEQAQAVVNSSPRVRDGMLADSARVVEWEVHIGRDRFAPV encoded by the coding sequence ATGTCTAAACTTTTTGCCGTTGTGGTTGCAACCGTTCCAGAGTATTACGACTATAAATTGGCTCACCCAGAGCATGACCAAAATCAACTCGCTTGGTTTAATGAGCAACATGAGAAAGGAACACTACTGTGCTGTGGGCCGTTTTTTCCCCATGATGGAACTGGGCTTTGGGTAATCCAGGCAGAGAATCTTGAACAGGCTCAAGCTGTTGTAAACAGCAGTCCTCGTGTACGAGATGGTATGCTAGCGGACTCTGCTAGAGTTGTGGAGTGGGAAGTTCACATTGGGCGCGATCGTTTTGCTCCTGTGTGA
- a CDS encoding helix-turn-helix domain-containing protein has protein sequence MALEDRNSLPDEPCVYLAIDKDNSVLYVGMSDNLRQKWKSHPKLEALSRLEGVKISYIRTEAELLRKLENALIKVFKPPLNLTEAPKKGIAALREKIGLTQKQLGDLVGVDTSTIRNWEYGKGSETFAKVARLCKVLECDIEDLFEEEAV, from the coding sequence GTGGCACTTGAAGACAGAAACTCATTGCCGGATGAGCCTTGTGTTTACTTGGCAATCGATAAAGATAACTCGGTGCTGTACGTAGGTATGTCAGATAATTTAAGGCAGAAATGGAAAAGCCATCCTAAGCTAGAAGCCTTAAGTCGTCTTGAAGGCGTTAAAATCTCGTACATTAGAACCGAAGCTGAATTACTCAGAAAGCTAGAAAATGCCCTAATCAAAGTTTTCAAACCTCCGTTGAACTTAACGGAAGCACCCAAAAAAGGCATTGCAGCTTTAAGGGAAAAAATTGGATTAACTCAAAAGCAACTAGGTGATTTAGTTGGAGTTGATACTTCGACAATCAGAAATTGGGAATATGGCAAAGGGTCAGAAACTTTCGCAAAAGTAGCAAGACTTTGTAAAGTGCTGGAATGTGATATTGAAGATTTGTTTGAGGAAGAAGCAGTGTGA
- a CDS encoding DUF1392 domain-containing protein — MIDHINTLKTSWYLSPPWRGTIPPVEVNLLERVYLRTTRTFGYCCGMQWKHECWLYTVICRDEIVHATEYQFIGTGQLETLTVQKPAFVLGQKVILCSYGDDTKQRLILGVVLVDKFWFYLVELVSPTLAETPTILNRFSLVGEKSLVCVNA; from the coding sequence ATGATTGACCATATTAATACACTCAAAACAAGTTGGTATCTCTCTCCACCTTGGCGTGGAACAATTCCACCTGTTGAGGTGAATTTACTGGAGAGAGTTTACTTGAGAACCACGAGAACATTCGGCTACTGTTGCGGTATGCAATGGAAACATGAGTGTTGGCTTTATACAGTTATTTGTCGTGATGAAATTGTCCACGCCACAGAATATCAATTTATTGGGACTGGTCAATTAGAAACCCTCACTGTGCAAAAACCTGCTTTCGTTTTAGGGCAGAAAGTAATCCTATGTTCTTATGGTGATGACACAAAGCAACGGCTGATTTTAGGAGTTGTACTTGTGGATAAGTTTTGGTTTTACCTTGTCGAATTGGTATCGCCAACATTGGCTGAAACACCAACCATACTTAATCGCTTCTCGCTAGTTGGTGAAAAAAGTTTGGTATGCGTGAATGCCTGA
- a CDS encoding KilA-N domain-containing protein — protein MLTHSWRDSEIQQMLQDGEIGKYTIPKGYVNATQMCAANGKLWGHYKERKSTKAYWLELSNDIVIPISSLIIEVSGRGSTQGTWVHPEVAIDLAQWVSIPFRLWANRTLMRVMISSEIESKPVQEQEPPKALTPSHEAAQLALLVGEFAGLEKSLTAQLAVNAATRVNPALKPAADELKTAIASTNTAEDAFLNPTQIGEVVGMSARAVNHCLLNSGLQYRTNDKKIPYRPTESGKQWGRMVPAVAKSSNQTVFQLRWLPSITQLFNERN, from the coding sequence ATGTTGACACATTCATGGCGCGACTCAGAAATTCAGCAAATGCTCCAGGATGGAGAAATAGGTAAATACACAATACCCAAAGGCTATGTAAATGCAACTCAGATGTGCGCGGCAAATGGGAAACTTTGGGGACATTACAAAGAGAGAAAATCTACAAAGGCTTACTGGCTGGAGCTTTCTAACGATATCGTCATTCCGATATCGTCATTAATTATTGAAGTTTCAGGACGTGGAAGCACTCAAGGCACTTGGGTACACCCAGAGGTAGCAATTGATTTAGCTCAGTGGGTATCTATTCCATTTCGCCTCTGGGCAAACAGAACTCTAATGAGGGTGATGATCTCAAGTGAAATAGAGTCGAAGCCAGTACAAGAGCAAGAACCACCAAAAGCATTAACCCCATCCCATGAAGCTGCACAATTAGCCCTGCTGGTGGGAGAATTCGCAGGGTTAGAGAAATCCCTCACCGCTCAGTTAGCAGTTAATGCTGCCACTAGAGTTAACCCCGCACTCAAACCCGCAGCAGATGAGCTTAAGACTGCGATCGCTTCCACTAATACCGCAGAGGACGCATTTCTCAACCCAACACAAATCGGTGAGGTAGTGGGAATGTCTGCACGGGCTGTTAACCACTGCTTACTAAATTCTGGACTGCAATACAGAACAAATGACAAGAAAATTCCCTATCGTCCTACTGAATCTGGTAAGCAATGGGGTCGCATGGTTCCCGCAGTCGCCAAATCCTCAAACCAAACTGTTTTTCAACTACGGTGGTTGCCAAGCATTACACAATTGTTTAATGAACGCAACTGA
- a CDS encoding alpha-ketoglutarate-dependent dioxygenase AlkB family protein has translation MKQMSLFDEPTAVLPVSYYPDFLSKHEADELYQHCQELQWQQNQIRMLGKTMPVPRLECIYGDEDCDYLYSKSVLLKPLPWTSSLVQLRDRITAATGYSFRIVIGNQYRSGQDSIGWHNDSEASMGLNPAIASVSLGSMRKFQIKPIGGKPTDFWLEHGSLLVMLPGCQSTHLHQVPKTNKVVSTRINLTFRPHVGGKR, from the coding sequence ATGAAACAGATGTCGCTTTTTGATGAACCAACTGCTGTTTTACCAGTCAGTTATTATCCAGATTTCTTGAGCAAGCATGAAGCAGACGAACTTTACCAACATTGCCAAGAACTGCAATGGCAGCAAAACCAAATCAGGATGTTAGGTAAAACTATGCCTGTTCCGCGTCTGGAGTGTATTTATGGGGACGAAGACTGTGATTACCTCTACTCCAAGAGCGTACTGCTTAAGCCATTACCTTGGACTTCATCGCTAGTCCAACTGCGAGATAGAATTACTGCGGCTACTGGTTACAGCTTCCGTATTGTCATTGGTAATCAGTACAGAAGCGGACAAGACTCGATAGGGTGGCATAACGACAGTGAAGCTTCAATGGGGTTAAATCCAGCGATCGCCTCTGTCAGTCTGGGTTCAATGAGGAAATTCCAAATCAAGCCCATTGGGGGTAAGCCTACTGACTTTTGGTTGGAACACGGGAGTCTGCTGGTGATGCTTCCAGGTTGCCAATCAACACATCTGCATCAAGTTCCGAAGACCAATAAGGTCGTTAGTACACGGATTAATCTAACTTTTCGACCGCACGTTGGAGGTAAAAGATGA